TTCCGACGACCAGACACGCCTCGACCCCCTCGCGCAGGGTGATGACGAAGGCTTCGATCATGGACGTCGCTCCTGCACGGGGATTTCCCTCCGGGAGCGACCGGCCTTCGGGCGGGGCCTCCGGTCGCGGCATTCCTCGCAGTACCCGAAGATCTTGTGGCTGTGGTAGACGGGGGTGAACCGGTGCCGGGCGACCACCTGGTCCTGAAGGCGCTCGATGGCCTCCTCGGCGAACTCGATGACCTTGCCGCAGGCGATGCAGTACAGGTGGTCGTGGTGCGCCCGGCCGACCATGGGCTCGTACAGGCGCTTGCGCCGGTCGAAGTCGTGGCCGTCGATGAGACCCGAGCGGCTGA
This portion of the Planctomycetota bacterium genome encodes:
- a CDS encoding Fur family transcriptional regulator — encoded protein: MDERLRAIENFMRSRGLRLTGPRRRVVEKLLSVRGHVAADELLELLRRDRTPVSKATVYRTLAVVSRSGLIDGHDFDRRKRLYEPMVGRAHHDHLYCIACGKVIEFAEEAIERLQDQVVARHRFTPVYHSHKIFGYCEECRDRRPRPKAGRSRREIPVQERRP